Below is a genomic region from Drosophila kikkawai strain 14028-0561.14 chromosome X, DkikHiC1v2, whole genome shotgun sequence.
AGAATGTTCACctgcaataaaaattaatataacaaTCTTTGATCTTAAATAGCCTTTCAATGATTAATATCAAGATATAGATAGATAAGAAATCACATATCGGAATGCCAATAATTAATATTCTGAGCGAAGAAACGCCTGAATTGCTAAGTGGCTGAGAGGTTTTGCAGAGCCAATAGATGGACTCATACATACCTTGGCTGGCTGTGACCTATTAAGGGCCGAAACTTTCATCCGGCGGAGAGCTGGGGCCATCGATGCGGGGTTATTAATGATCGGTCGATCCATTGACCCCGCGACAGAAAGCCAGAAGAAACGGGTACCCCAAAGAAAGCCAGAAAGAAGCTCGCCGCGGCAGAGCTGATGAATAATTCAAAAACCAGAGACCTCGGGTTCGTAGGAAACCGTTGGTGGCTGtggctttgcctttgcctttggttTCTGTCCACATTTGGCAATTAGCCGTGGGTCAATAGGTGCTCGCCAAGCGAGCTAATATAAGCGGCCGCCGATCGTCGGACAGCTCAGTTTTTAGCCAAGTCTGGACAAGATGAGGAACCGGTGCGTCTGGCTCTTCCTGGGCCTGGTCTTTCTGGCCGTCAGTGTTTCCGGCGAGTCCCTGATCGAGGTGGACGAGAATGGTGACGAGTACGAGCTGAAGCGCTTTTACATCCAGGGTCGCCAGCTGAAGGGCGATGGCAGCCAGTCGCAGTGCGTCGTAACCCGAAGGAAGCGCTCGGGCAGGGCTCTCTCGGCGGGCACTAAGACCGGAGAGACCGGAGCGAGTGTCCAGGTCAGTTCGCAGACACTGAATGTGGAGAGCTTGCCGGCGATGATGGAGCATCGCGAGGGCGCCGCCACCCTCCAGGAGGTGAATCCCAGCAAGAGGCGTTATGTGGCTCTGACGGGAGTGCACTACGAGCCGCATGTTCCCAACGACGAAGAGGAAAATGACgatgaagatgatgatgaggatcTGGAAGACGAGGCGGAGGCTGCTCTGGCTGGGCAGTCATCGAAATCCCAGTCGCCGTTTGTGCCCGCTGCCTTGGCCCTGCCTTTGGCTCAGGGCTCTCAGGCATCCTCCCAGGGAGGAGCTGAAGAGCTGACCAGTTCCGCCCATCTGCCCCTGGGCGTCAGCGTGGTGGCCAATGCCGCCAGTCATGCCAATGTGGCCGAGGATGCCGGCATCGTGGTGGTCCAGTCCCATCAGCCGCCCAAGGTTAATCCCGACACGCATGCTGTCTTCGAGCTGAAGCCCATCCAAGCGGACGTCCAGCAACCGGCGGTCAGCTTCTATCCCTTTGTGCATCCCTGGGAGGCGGTGCTGCCCGAAGACGAGGATGACTACGACGAAGAGGACTATGACGAAGAGGACTACGATGACTTCTACTACGGCGGTAATGCCTACTACCGGGATCAGCCGGGCTACGTCGGCCTGGGTGAGTACGACGAGCACATTGTCAGCGAGGACAGCCCGATGTCGACCACGGCGATCTGGAGCACTGACGCCGACGATGGCGACATCCATCCCGTGATCAATCAGCCCAACAAGCGGCCGaatcaaaataagaaaaagaaCAAGAATAAGAATAAGAATTCGAACAAGAAGAATCCGAAGCGGAAGGCTCAGAAGAACAAGAAGCGAGTGCCGCAGAAGAAACGAAAGGAGGAGATGGAGGACGACCACGAGCTAATGACGCAAAAGAGGAAAAAGAACAAGGAGCAGAAGGAGAAGGATCACAAGAAGAAGCAGGACAAGGAGCAGGGCCAGGAGTTGCAGCAGGACCAAATGGACCAGAGTCCCGTAGATGTTATCAAGAAGCCAGCGGCTGTCGCATCTTCAAGTGCACAGTCttccatcagcagcagcagcagcagcggcagcagcagcagtatgTCTTCTGCCAGCAATTCTTCTGGCAGCAATTCTTCGGTTgacaagaaaaagaagaagaagaagaagcccagcagcagcagcagcagtagcagcaggtaatgtttgcaaatatttgtgtattATTCATGAAAAATCCAACAAGTATCATAAGAGAGTGCACTCTAGCATCTTAGGGATGGGTCGAACCACGTGTccttttaagtatttaagtaTTCAAGTAAATGTTGATCTATATCCTTGCAGCACCAGTAAGCGCAGGaccaagaaaaagaagaagcagagcagcagcagcagcctctcCAGTGGCAACCGACGTCGCCGTCCCAGCAGCTCCAGCTATAGCTCCGCTGGGTACAgtggctccagctccagttccTCCATCGGCGGCTACCGTCGCCGGCGGCCACAGCtgacgcagcagcagcggcggcgccGCAAGCAGCAGAACACCAGACGCCGcctgcagcagcaaaagcgCCGGAGGAACCGCAACAAGAACAGGCAATTCTACGGCAACGAGCCCATCATCAATTGCATCTACATCaacaaggatccgccgacgaCCACCACTCCACGTCCCTTCTGGAACATCCTGGGACGTCAGTCGGACGACCAGAACGCCAAGGCTGCCCAGGCCCCTGGTCAGGATACCGCCGCCGTAGAGCCTGTGGATCCCGTGGCAAAGCAGGCCGTCATGCAAGCCGTGCGACGCAACTTTGGCGAGTTTGGCGGTCGCAAGCGCACCAACCTGCGATTCGTGTCCTAGAAGCGAGGATATACCAAGGATAAgcccatttttttttgcgtatttatttatttattgtaatgCGAACagtcagttttttttttttaatatattgtaTGTACATCGAACCTGGTGATGAAAGTTTCGTTTTAGAGACACGTGTGTGTGGACAACTTTTTCGAGGGGCGTTGCATTCGGTATTATTGATTTCGGTCTCGGGAGGGGAGGGGTGACAGGACCAGGTCCAGGACGATGGACGAAGGACGCAGGACAGGCGGGGGGACATGGCCAGTGTGAGTGAACAGAACAGGTGTGTAACCTGAATCTGTCCTGCTGCCAGGTGCACTGCGAGAAAGTCAAAATTTGGACtttggttttctttatttttggcctacGGGCTGGACCACTGTGCACTGTTGTTTCTATAGCCTTTAGATTCATTTTCCCAACTAAAATTAACAAAGaaaagtgtatatatgtatatattaatcaCTTTCGAATAGGGATATAAcctaaaatagaaaatataaactcTTTTTGGGGAGACTTCGCATACTTTACCTTAGTTCTTATGTTTCAGCCTACTTTTTGTACCAAATAtcagctttttatttttgcgccGTGTAAAAGGCTCCTCTGCTCGGGCAACTATGTCCTGGCCAAAAGGAAAATCACCCCAGAGAGGAGAGCGAGGAGAGCACTCCGCCGGATATATGCCTCACTGCACAGGCCAAACAATTCCGGTGGAAAGGGCCGGAGAAATAGAGGAAAGGAGGAGAATCGGAGAACCGGTGAATGGGGGAAGCGGAGGAAAGGGTTGCGGGCCAGGACTTGTTTTATGTCTTCCGCCACTAGATGGTGCTCCTATATATACCTTTGATATTGGAAGcattatttaatacattttcatttgaAGCCAAAAATACTGATACAAATGTGATCAGACGATATAAAATAAGCGATTCAATTTGGTTTTAAGggaaataaaaccaaaagtCCCGAAAATGGGTGCACTTATCCTACATTTTTCTGAATAATGCTGATAAAACCTATAGGATATAGGCTGCAGAGAgtactcaaaaaaaaaaaaggatagaTGTAGCTGCAAGTTCTGCTCTGTTCTGTCCAGGAAAATTTGAAAGCTCGCAAGATAAGGCGGGTTAAACCACAAATTAAGTGgtgtttcattaaaaataatactattcttttatcttttttgtttaagaaTCATAAAtgattataataaatataaagtaaattaaaaattaaagaaatttggtCTTTGTTACACTAGTagcaacattttaaatagCTGCAAGACAAATTCGTATCAATTTTATTagtaatacatttttgaataatttctagaattaatattattattctataatttcaaaaaaccCTGAAAAATGTATCTAAAATAGGCAAAAATTCagtagaaaaatattttgaaattaaaattttactcAATATTTTATTGGACACATTTTTaagtgttatttttttttttaagaacaatAAAATACAGGAAAAACTTAATTTACATGAATATATAGAGAAACCTTGGTAATTCTCCTCATCTACTGCTCTGgccttaaattgtttttctttcagtgcacaCATGTGACTCATTGGTATTGTGTGCTGTCGTTCGATCGATATTTTCgtgtccagcagcagcagccaggcaGCTGTGTACTCCAACTTACATACGTATgctacatatgtacatacgtcCATTTCGTGCCACCAACGAACCCACGAAGTATCTACGAGATACACCCGCACCGCACATCACCGCACCGCGCAGTACTGCAGTAAAGATTACCCGCGATGGTCTGGCTTCCGCCCACTTTACCCCCAGTTTTCCACGGGGAAAGCTTTAGCTTTGTGAGCAGTATTCCGTTGGCTgttcaaataaaaaacgtTCGCACACAGGACACAACGCGAAAACGGGACACCAAAAATCGGAGCAGGAGGCGAGCTGACGGGTCATTCCCAAGCAGAGATGCCAAGGTGTTAGCTCTAGTCTATTTAGGTTTTTATTTAGCAGTtcaaatgtatatataaatttcctttatttatttatattatttatatttaatacaaaaaaaccgAACTTGAAAGATATTATGTATGTGTTTAGGGAACAAATAGCCAATAATAAGAATTTGGTAGCTAtaagttaaagttaaaaataattttcaaattgtaGTAAATAACTaaagtaatttatattaattacaaatattattttagtaccgaaaataataaatatatctcaGATTGTAGgcgaatatgttgaaaaataatgcatattttCCCATTGATTTTATCAAATCGCTCGTTCCAACTTGCAAGGTTTTATTTAGatagttaaaaaataagagaGATGGTAAGgatatcgactcggctgatGCTGAAAACATTACTCAAAACTATGATACCCCCGCTAAAAAATGAGTTGTATACTTACCGCTGTCGTGGCAACACTGTTGCTAAGGCAGAAAAGAGGGTGTGGTCGTGGTCGGGGGTTTACCTGGACTCGGATGTCACCCCAGTCCATACCCCTACCATTGCAGCTATCGAGGACCGAAGGACCCAAGGACCCAAGGACTCAGGGACGAATCAACTCTGTCCGTTTCACCAAGTCATCGTGTTTGCTGTTAGCCAGTTTGGGGATCTGGGGATACGGATACCCGGACGATGGTCGTAAAAAAGCGGGGATGGAAGGCACTCTAATCTGTTGTATTCACATATGAAcatatatgtttgtatatgtatataccacATAGGCTGCTGACATGCAAAGTCATAGGCACATACCCATGTGTATGCTCTGGGGAACCAAAAGTATTTGAAAGTCTTCATGCTTATGTTAGTTAGTTTAGAATACTAACTTTAAATTGTGCAGAATACTTGGGTATTTTGTTTACGATTTCATTGCATCAGAAGTTCATTTTGTTGAGAGTAGTTTCTAAAGGAAATTGTacattgaatatttaatttatagaagctataaaatatttaaataaagttttaaaatatataagactTCTTCTTAAGAAACAATAgatttaacatattttaattttaatatatttttattaatatattttttatatataccagTTTAAAGCTTATTCGATGTcttaacttaattaattgcTTCTTCTATTTTTCCAATTTACTTTTCTCACGATTCTTTGTTTTCCGTTGAAGGGGGTTGTATTTTTTCTGAGGGGGTGTTAAGTTATTGATACCGAACGACTGTCGCTtctgttttccttttaaataatatttattttatatttttgctcaGTAATATAGTGTTTccacataaaaatatatactcgCTATGGCATTTCCCATAGAATATGTACCATATGATCGTTGTACTTCATTAAAGAATTTTCCAACCAGAAAAAGAACAGCTGTTAAGTTAAGCCAATCTGATTTATGAATACTTACGAATAGGTCTTTCTTCGCCTATATCTTACTCATCCACTCTTGAGCTCGTAAAACTAAATAGCTTGCACGGAAAGAAATTACTAGTTGCCTTGGATGATTACATAGGGTTCATAAGTTTCATGctaaattaactaaatcttAATAGTTACTTAAAACCcttcattaatttttagataaatacaactaaataaatacaattaagcAATGTACAATTTATAGAGTTGATCTCCAATATTTTTCTCAGCGTATTCCTGTCACATCTCATCCCTCAGGTTACCCCTACTCCTAGCAAGGTGTGAGAGGCGCGGGTCAACAGCAGATTGGCGGACAGATGTTTTGAATGATCCTTTTTCTGGGTtctttttcagttttcttGCTTTTGAGGGAAAGGGAGCTAGGGAGAAGCAGCGGATCGACCTAGTTACGCAATGATTTGTCGGATTGTGGGCGTTCTGAAGTGGACCTTTGCCTTTGCGAGGTGCCATAAAAGAGTCGCGCCTCAAGGGTCGGAGGGAAAGGTGCGCCCATTTAGTCGTAATTGGTTGCCTAATTGGGCCATTGCCACGAGCCAGCTTTGCCTTCGACTTCGACGGGATTGGAAATGGTAGTGGAAAGGGCACGGGGAAGGGGCAGCCAGACTTTCAGCTGTCCGCGGCCAAAAAGGGATGCTGCAGCCAAGACCGATCATCAATTTAATAACACGGCCTGATCTCAGCTGTCCCTGTGCAGCAAGCTCTTTGGTTTTCAATCTAGATTTGGGGATTACAAAAACTGATCTGCactatttaaaaacaaagccTGGAAAAGAGAGAAACAAAGTGCAAAGCCCTTTTCTCTCAAAGATGTATGATTTGATTAAAAAcgagaaaggaagctaacttcgacacgtcgaagtttgtatatccttgcagattgcaattggatcactaagaatcgagccattctggttaaataattaaaatttttcgaattgaatttcatgcatttttggctgagttatgaacatttgaggATGAGGTTATTTTTCCTAAaattatgaacctttgaaactTAGTTTCTTgctcatttttgtttaaaaaattctttaaaaattacaggtaAGTGTTTTAGTAGAactgcagctttgttaagcttagaaaaacgaactctgaacagctttccgaattgaatttcatgcatttttggctgagttatgaacatttaaaaaggagtttttttcccaaaataaatcgcaccaatttttgcaaaaatatgtaaaattctaaaaaattgagaaaaaattaaattgaaaaaaactCTAAaagtagtatgcagttttgttaggcttagaaaaggcaactcagaacagctttccgaattaaatttcatgcatttttggcggaaaaatatatatatagcagtgagagtatatagaagactatatgcaaagtttcatatagatagctttaaaactgagggactagttggagatacagacagacggacaggcggacatggctagatcgactcggctgttgatgctgatcaagaatatatatactttatagggtgggaaaggtcttcactgcgttgcaaacttctgcctgaaattataatatccagcaagggtataaaaagtggATAATTTTAATTGGTATTAGCATTacatgtatttgtttgtttgtttgtttgttcgcAAGTGTTTTTTTGCCAAATTGGAGCCAAGGATCGACTGGCTTTCGGGGCCTGGCACGAGCCACGAAACCGCAGAAATGCAGCTTGCAATTTCAGTGTGTATGCTGCTGATGGCCAAGAACAGGTACCTCGGCATCATCAACGGCAGCAGAGGCATAGGGAAAAAAGATCCTGCCAGAGGACAATGACGCTTCCACACTCGCAGAACCCGCCGAAGGGGAGACCAAGATTGTTTCCGAGATCGGGGATCCAGATCCAGATCCCTTTGTTGCTGCACATTGAGCGCGCGGCGCGGCACGTGCCCCTTTTGCTCGTTTCGATTATTTACGAGATGCGGCCGGGATGCAGCGCGTGCAAGGACCCAGGACGCCGTCGATGCACCTGTTCTCTTGCGTCCCATTAGCCAGGGAAAGGAACAGGTTCAACGATCGCGCCGCAGCTACCTGTTACCCGCCGCGCTGCAGCATCAGGAGCTGGGACTAGGGTCCTTGCTGATGATGTGTTGCAACAACAGTTGCCAAGGCCAAGCGGCAGTTGCATTGACCGATTGCAGGTTTAGCATCATCGCCCCCATTATCTTTCTCTCTCGGACAGCGGATCCTTGCAGCTGGGCTAGCACAGAATCCAGCAATCGAGTGTTTGGAGTTTAAAACCAATTTCCCTCAATTTCAGATCGGATCAAAAATCTTTTAACGgcattaaatttgtaatagaATATTTACAAGTATTTTCTAAGCAGAGGCATAAGGTCAAGGATCTTAAACACATAtgaattgtttaataattttatattttacatacaTAAACAGGAACCACTTTCAACGTTTCAAGGGGTGAGAGGTAACtcaaatacttaaaaaatagtctaaataataaaaaatccataGTAGCAATATACATAAAATGTTATCATTCAATCAAAAGGCTTTGAAAAACTTtcttattttggtttttgggttaaaattaattgaatacaagaaaggaagctaacttcggctcgccgaagtttgtatacccttgcagattggttttcatatttatatcataaattataatgccgaaaacagacactaaacagagtttcataacattttacctatacttattatgtttacagtttgaaagttacagttatacattcccagctttacattttctctacatctacggatcgcttctatggcagctatatgatatagttgtccgattttcataatattgttacaaaaattctgaaataagcTCATGTCttaaagtaaatgaaaatacgttgaaaaacaacgaagttataattttgtctattactttccctatcgttcctatggcagctataagatatagtcgtccgattttcataaaatttataccaaaattctgataaaataccagaagctcatgtctcaaattagatttaaaatttttttctaatattttaacttatttttttggatttttaaaatttttttagaattttaaaaaaatttttaaatattttaactgccaaatttgaatttgaatttaactgtcaaatttgaatttaacgacgatcagtttcagtgtgcccaggtgcagttgtaaaataacacctaaatttggattcaaaaggtttgagtctccgcttacttCCGCCGGCTccgaaatggtttgaaacttggactttttataacagtttataccagttttcagttgcttgctgctgatttctgttcgcctgttaccccaatttgggaaacgggcaatttgcatggaaatgttcggaaatttggattggctgctgtagggatgtttttgtaaaaaggttgttgttgccataagctgttgttgtcggcaacaaataggtataaatgcataaaatgaaatataacagtttataccaattattatttttgcccaaatgtttttataacagtttataccagttttcagttgcttgctgctggtttctgttcgcctgttaccccagtttggaaagcggccaaatcgaatgaaaaaatttgctcacttgcatcagtgatgctcatctccatcagtgatgctcacttccatcagtgatgctcaattccttcagtgatgctcacttccatcagtgatgctcacttccatcagtgatgctcacttccatcagtgatgctcacttccatcagtgatgctcacttccatcagtgatgctcacttccatcagtgatgctcacttccatcagtgatgctcacttccatcagtgatgctcacttccatcagtgatgctcatctgcatcagtgatgctcatctagctatattgcaatattgggaggctataaaatcgggcttaatggcattgatgctcatctggctatattgcaatattgggaggcaatatatcaGGCGTAATAGCAGTGATgcccatctagctatatttctttattgggacaaaatagatagatgagcatcactgatgcaaagtcagattcagtgtgcccaggtgcatttaagcaacattttagccaaaaaatgtacaatatggtcacatctggtttgagtcttcgcttactccaagatcaatggttcgaaacttggactttttataacagtttataccagttttcagttgcttgctgctggtttctgttcgcctgttatcccaatttgggaaacgggcaatttgcatggaaaatttcagaaatttgtatggactgctgcagggatgttgttgtaaaggggttgttgttgccatcaagctgttgttgtcggcaacaaataggtataaatgcataaaatgaaatataacagtttataccaattattatatttgcccaaaagtttttataacagtttataccagttttcagttgcttgctgctggtttctgttcgcctgttaccccagtctggaaagcggccaaattgaatgaaaaattttgctcacttgcatcacaGGATGCTCATtagcattattaaaaaattaaagcatacttttggggttttctattaaaaacgtGGCATCTTTTAGGCGGAAGTTCAGATTACAGTTTGATAAGCACTGGTCCAAGTGAGATTCaacttttacagtttgacaagcacttttcggataatataaaatggccatatctaaaaaatggtgcaaaaatgttgaaaaacagctaagttataattttttttctaaaaatttatcgaacatttgtatgggagctatatgatatagtcgtccgatctggcccgttccgacatatatagcagtgagagtatatagaagaccctatacaaagtttcattcagatagctttaaaactgagggactagtttgcgtagaaacagacagacggacagacggacagat
It encodes:
- the LOC108084191 gene encoding uncharacterized protein gives rise to the protein MRNRCVWLFLGLVFLAVSVSGESLIEVDENGDEYELKRFYIQGRQLKGDGSQSQCVVTRRKRSGRALSAGTKTGETGASVQVSSQTLNVESLPAMMEHREGAATLQEVNPSKRRYVALTGVHYEPHVPNDEEENDDEDDDEDLEDEAEAALAGQSSKSQSPFVPAALALPLAQGSQASSQGGAEELTSSAHLPLGVSVVANAASHANVAEDAGIVVVQSHQPPKVNPDTHAVFELKPIQADVQQPAVSFYPFVHPWEAVLPEDEDDYDEEDYDEEDYDDFYYGGNAYYRDQPGYVGLGEYDEHIVSEDSPMSTTAIWSTDADDGDIHPVINQPNKRPNQNKKKNKNKNKNSNKKNPKRKAQKNKKRVPQKKRKEEMEDDHELMTQKRKKNKEQKEKDHKKKQDKEQGQELQQDQMDQSPVDVIKKPAAVASSSAQSSISSSSSSGSSSSMSSASNSSGSNSSVDKKKKKKKKPSSSSSSSSSTSKRRTKKKKKQSSSSSLSSGNRRRRPSSSSYSSAGYSGSSSSSSIGGYRRRRPQLTQQQRRRRKQQNTRRRLQQQKRRRNRNKNRQFYGNEPIINCIYINKDPPTTTTPRPFWNILGRQSDDQNAKAAQAPGQDTAAVEPVDPVAKQAVMQAVRRNFGEFGGRKRTNLRFVS